A portion of the Sphaerochaeta pleomorpha str. Grapes genome contains these proteins:
- a CDS encoding ArsR/SmtB family transcription factor: MQPGYASYIPLFKALSDETRLQIVDMLSCGPLCACDILESFSITQPTLSYHMNLLTSCKLVKSERKGTWMTYSLNSEMFENLEAFLKLIWKDKENCICKELGTNTANSCKNPCVKE; the protein is encoded by the coding sequence ATGCAGCCAGGCTATGCCTCGTATATCCCGTTGTTCAAAGCCCTTTCGGATGAAACACGATTGCAGATCGTCGATATGCTCTCCTGTGGTCCCCTTTGTGCCTGTGATATCCTTGAATCTTTCTCGATAACCCAGCCGACCCTCAGTTACCATATGAACCTTTTGACGTCTTGCAAGCTTGTAAAATCAGAACGCAAGGGGACTTGGATGACCTATTCGCTGAATAGCGAGATGTTCGAGAACTTGGAGGCTTTCCTGAAGCTCATTTGGAAAGACAAAGAAAACTGTATCTGTAAAGAACTCGGCACAAATACTGCCAACTCTTGTAAAAATCCTTGCGTCAAGGAATAA
- a CDS encoding permease, translating to MKKILKKYQAFLLVSLTIIAYSFFNRELGEKVFDTTLFQLKEMLLVIPPIFILLGLLDVWVPKETMVKYMGEKSGVKGILLALFIGSAAAGPLYGAFPVAAVFMKKGVKFSNILIFLGAWSTTKIPMFLFEAASLGTRFAVTRLLIDIPGIILIAYVLNALIPKQEVQKIYEKTE from the coding sequence ATGAAAAAAATCTTGAAAAAATACCAGGCTTTTCTTTTGGTTTCCCTGACAATAATCGCGTATTCATTTTTCAACAGGGAACTGGGGGAAAAAGTATTTGACACCACGTTGTTCCAATTGAAGGAAATGCTGTTGGTAATCCCACCGATTTTTATCCTTTTGGGTCTGCTGGATGTGTGGGTGCCCAAGGAAACCATGGTAAAGTACATGGGGGAAAAGTCTGGGGTGAAAGGGATTTTGCTTGCGCTTTTCATAGGGTCTGCAGCGGCAGGTCCGCTCTACGGGGCATTCCCGGTAGCTGCAGTCTTTATGAAAAAAGGAGTGAAATTCTCTAACATCTTGATTTTCCTCGGTGCCTGGTCAACGACAAAAATCCCTATGTTCCTCTTTGAAGCTGCCTCCTTGGGGACCAGGTTTGCAGTAACACGATTGCTAATCGACATTCCCGGTATTATACTGATTGCTTACGTGCTCAATGCCTTGATTCCCAAACAAGAAGTACAAAAAATATATGAAAAAACTGAATAA
- the pflA gene encoding pyruvate formate-lyase-activating protein, with protein sequence MGIQGTIHSIETFGTLDGPGIRYVLFLQGCSLRCRFCHNPDTWAMGGKPTSDSDEVVKGILSYRSFIKKGGVTLSGGEPLRQPEFALDIINKCKKAGLHTALDTAGSVPLERSRAVLDAVDLVLLDIKSLDDRQCFSLTGQGNANTLATLEYCQAIGKPVWLRHVLVPQWTLDRQRLEKLALFLKGYSCIEKVELLPYHAMGQYKWEQLNLDYSLKDVPEPTEKELGMAKKLFEEQGLEVLMTSFATKEKTAKVG encoded by the coding sequence ATGGGCATACAGGGAACCATCCATTCCATTGAGACTTTCGGAACGCTGGACGGACCGGGCATCAGGTATGTCCTGTTCCTCCAGGGTTGTTCGCTCAGGTGCCGGTTCTGCCACAACCCAGATACCTGGGCAATGGGAGGCAAACCGACCTCCGATTCAGATGAGGTAGTTAAGGGAATTCTTTCCTACCGCTCCTTCATCAAAAAAGGAGGGGTTACCCTCAGTGGCGGAGAACCCCTGAGACAACCGGAATTCGCCTTGGATATCATCAACAAATGCAAAAAAGCTGGGTTGCACACTGCCCTCGATACGGCAGGATCTGTCCCCCTTGAACGTTCGAGAGCAGTCCTGGATGCAGTCGACCTGGTCCTGCTCGATATCAAGAGCCTGGACGACCGACAGTGTTTCAGCCTCACCGGCCAAGGAAATGCTAACACCCTTGCCACCTTGGAGTATTGCCAGGCCATCGGCAAACCAGTCTGGTTGCGCCATGTGCTCGTTCCCCAATGGACCCTGGACAGGCAAAGGCTTGAAAAACTTGCCCTGTTTCTCAAAGGCTATAGTTGCATCGAGAAAGTTGAATTGCTTCCCTATCATGCCATGGGGCAATACAAATGGGAGCAACTGAACCTCGATTACAGCCTTAAAGATGTCCCTGAGCCAACTGAAAAGGAACTTGGTATGGCAAAGAAACTATTCGAGGAGCAGGGATTGGAAGTTTTGATGACTAGTTTTGCAACAAAGGAAAAAACAGCCAAGGTCGGTTGA
- a CDS encoding MBL fold metallo-hydrolase → MGTNVKNNVTWVGKLDWELESFHGSDYSIKNGSSQNAYLIQEEKTVLIDTVWEPHSTEFIDNLKKEIDLSSIDCIVANHGEVDHSGSLPALLKEIPNTPIYCTANAVKSLTGQYHREDWNFHVVKTGDSLDIGNNKKLVFVEMKMLHWPDSMATYLTGDNILFSNDAFGQHYAVEGLFNDKADTCLLDHEAMKYYANILTPFAAFAKRKLVEILSLNLPIDIIAPSHGAIWRENPLQIVEKYQRWSDAYQENQVTVIYDTMWNGTMALAHAIADALQHTDPSLTVKLYNISKSDKNEIMTEVFRSKAIALGSPTVGGNVLSSVGGWICFLEELQFKNKKAGVFGCYGWSGEGNKVLREKLEKAGFSVVEPEIKCNWNPRLSDFEKAKAFAEALGL, encoded by the coding sequence ATGGGGACGAATGTTAAAAACAATGTTACTTGGGTAGGAAAATTAGACTGGGAGCTTGAGTCTTTTCACGGTTCCGATTACTCGATCAAGAATGGATCCAGCCAGAATGCCTATCTGATCCAAGAGGAAAAGACTGTACTCATCGATACTGTATGGGAACCTCATAGTACTGAGTTCATCGATAATCTGAAAAAGGAAATTGATCTTTCTTCCATTGATTGCATCGTGGCAAACCACGGCGAAGTCGATCACAGCGGTTCTCTCCCCGCGTTGCTCAAGGAAATTCCAAATACCCCCATCTATTGTACCGCTAATGCAGTCAAATCACTTACAGGCCAGTATCATAGGGAAGATTGGAACTTCCATGTAGTTAAAACCGGAGATTCTTTAGACATCGGAAACAACAAGAAGCTGGTTTTCGTCGAAATGAAGATGTTGCATTGGCCGGATAGCATGGCCACATACCTTACAGGCGACAACATACTCTTCTCCAATGATGCCTTTGGGCAACATTATGCAGTGGAAGGCCTTTTCAATGACAAGGCCGATACCTGTCTTCTCGATCATGAAGCCATGAAATATTATGCAAACATCCTTACGCCCTTTGCCGCCTTTGCCAAAAGGAAGCTGGTGGAAATACTCTCGCTCAACCTCCCCATCGATATCATTGCCCCGAGCCATGGAGCAATCTGGAGAGAAAATCCTTTGCAGATTGTCGAAAAATACCAGAGATGGTCTGACGCTTACCAGGAAAACCAGGTTACCGTAATCTATGACACTATGTGGAATGGGACGATGGCCTTGGCCCATGCAATCGCCGATGCACTCCAACATACAGACCCCTCCCTTACAGTCAAACTATATAATATCTCCAAGTCAGATAAAAATGAGATCATGACTGAGGTGTTTCGTTCCAAGGCTATAGCGCTGGGGTCCCCCACGGTGGGAGGCAATGTACTTTCCTCGGTCGGTGGCTGGATTTGTTTCTTGGAAGAGTTGCAATTTAAAAACAAAAAAGCAGGGGTTTTTGGTTGTTATGGCTGGTCGGGCGAAGGGAACAAGGTGTTACGGGAAAAACTTGAAAAAGCGGGGTTTTCGGTCGTCGAACCGGAAATAAAATGCAACTGGAATCCTCGGTTGTCGGATTTTGAAAAGGCCAAGGCTTTTGCCGAAGCCCTAGGCCTTTGA
- a CDS encoding DUF438 domain-containing protein — protein MNAEKMRVLKDIIRQLHAGVSVEEARKLFLEHFSGVAAEEIAEAERQLIEKGLKVEEIQKLCDVHASVFEGSVEKNQTKKDVSTVKGHPAFVFIKENEGLLQFLEKQVFPAKMAYSEHPDSASKERLVEAVKELTKLHVHYLRKENLLFPYLEAAGVTAPPKVMWGVDDEIRGLWKKLMIGFSQGGIDELSVLDELIAKIQSMVTKENTILMPLLMEKLDEKAWVTVAKDSPEIGFCFNGGIEGASPSDAVAWYRWNASLGGEPEEVTERGQIGLPSGSFATEELECVLNSLPCDITFVGKDDKVSYFSEGKERVFPRTRSIIGREVANCHPPKSLKVVEKLIQEFKEGKKDAESFWLQRGGKFVLIRYFAVRNAEKEYLGVLEVTEEISSLRNLEGEKTL, from the coding sequence GTGAACGCTGAAAAAATGAGAGTGCTCAAAGACATCATTAGGCAGTTGCATGCAGGAGTGTCTGTCGAGGAAGCCAGAAAACTGTTTTTGGAACACTTTTCCGGGGTTGCTGCGGAAGAAATCGCAGAAGCTGAACGTCAACTGATCGAAAAGGGCTTGAAAGTCGAGGAGATCCAGAAACTGTGCGACGTACATGCCTCTGTTTTTGAGGGTTCCGTTGAAAAAAACCAAACAAAAAAGGATGTTTCTACCGTAAAAGGCCATCCTGCCTTTGTGTTCATCAAAGAAAATGAAGGTCTGTTGCAGTTTTTGGAGAAACAAGTCTTTCCTGCAAAAATGGCATATAGCGAACACCCAGATAGTGCCAGCAAGGAAAGACTCGTGGAAGCCGTCAAGGAACTGACGAAGTTGCATGTACACTACCTGAGAAAGGAAAACCTGTTGTTCCCCTATCTTGAGGCTGCGGGGGTGACAGCCCCTCCTAAGGTAATGTGGGGGGTCGATGATGAAATCAGGGGACTTTGGAAAAAGCTGATGATTGGATTTTCCCAAGGCGGCATTGACGAACTTTCGGTACTCGATGAACTAATTGCAAAGATACAGAGCATGGTGACCAAAGAAAATACCATCCTGATGCCGCTCCTTATGGAAAAGCTTGACGAAAAGGCTTGGGTGACCGTCGCAAAGGACAGCCCTGAGATTGGTTTCTGTTTCAACGGAGGCATCGAAGGGGCTTCCCCCTCGGATGCAGTTGCCTGGTATCGTTGGAATGCAAGCCTTGGTGGGGAACCAGAGGAAGTGACAGAAAGAGGGCAGATAGGTTTGCCCAGTGGATCCTTTGCCACAGAAGAACTGGAATGCGTGCTCAATTCCCTTCCTTGTGATATTACCTTTGTAGGCAAGGATGACAAGGTTAGCTATTTCTCAGAGGGAAAGGAGCGGGTGTTTCCCCGCACACGCAGCATTATTGGCAGAGAGGTTGCAAACTGTCACCCCCCAAAGAGTCTCAAGGTAGTCGAAAAACTGATTCAGGAATTCAAGGAAGGGAAAAAAGACGCTGAATCTTTCTGGTTGCAAAGGGGAGGGAAGTTTGTCCTTATCCGTTACTTTGCAGTGAGAAACGCAGAAAAAGAGTACCTGGGAGTCCTTGAAGTGACTGAGGAAATATCTTCGTTGAGAAACCTGGAAGGTGAAAAAACCCTCTAG
- a CDS encoding glycerol dehydrogenase → MARTKLFRAPLKYVQGKDALLSFYEETKDLGTSYLFICSNSGYKSCQENLKKSFENSACTLRFEIFGGISSNGEINKMREIVQADNIEVVVGIGGGSAIDTAKATAFYEKRPVVIIPTVCATDAPCTGLSVIYNDDGSFDTYLFYPRNPEAVIVDTRIIANAPAKFLVAGMGDALGTYFEARACVRTDAPSLENGGITLSAMALCELCYKTLLKCGSQAKQACENHLVTPAFEAIVEANTYLSGVGADNGGLAVAHSVYNGFTALSECEKTMHGSLVAFGTITQLVIENAPKEEIKEVMDFCHSVGLPLTLEEVGVTDVSRVRIAAEKACIPGETIHNMVGDVTPEQLYDALLAADLLGRQYLAL, encoded by the coding sequence ATGGCACGAACAAAACTCTTCCGCGCTCCTCTCAAATATGTACAGGGAAAAGACGCCCTTCTTTCCTTCTATGAGGAAACCAAGGACCTAGGAACCTCATATCTCTTCATTTGCAGCAACAGCGGATATAAGAGTTGTCAGGAAAACCTGAAAAAAAGTTTCGAGAATTCTGCGTGCACCCTACGCTTTGAGATTTTCGGTGGGATCAGCTCCAACGGAGAAATCAACAAGATGCGCGAAATCGTACAGGCTGACAATATCGAAGTGGTGGTAGGAATCGGCGGGGGATCTGCAATCGACACTGCCAAGGCAACCGCTTTCTATGAAAAACGCCCTGTTGTCATCATTCCTACTGTCTGTGCAACCGATGCACCCTGTACCGGGCTTTCGGTTATTTACAACGACGACGGGTCGTTCGATACCTATCTTTTCTACCCACGCAACCCCGAGGCAGTCATTGTCGATACCCGCATCATCGCCAATGCACCTGCAAAATTCCTCGTTGCCGGTATGGGCGATGCCTTGGGAACCTATTTCGAAGCACGGGCCTGCGTTCGCACCGATGCCCCGAGCCTTGAAAACGGCGGGATAACCCTTTCTGCGATGGCCTTGTGCGAGCTGTGCTACAAAACCTTGCTCAAATGCGGATCCCAGGCAAAACAAGCCTGTGAAAACCATCTGGTAACCCCGGCTTTTGAAGCTATCGTCGAGGCAAATACCTACCTCAGCGGCGTTGGGGCTGACAATGGCGGACTGGCAGTTGCCCACTCGGTATACAACGGTTTTACCGCTTTGAGCGAATGCGAAAAGACTATGCACGGTTCATTGGTTGCCTTTGGAACCATCACTCAGCTGGTCATTGAGAATGCCCCGAAGGAAGAGATCAAGGAAGTCATGGACTTCTGCCATAGTGTGGGACTTCCCCTCACGTTGGAAGAAGTCGGGGTCACCGATGTTTCACGTGTGCGCATTGCAGCCGAGAAAGCCTGCATTCCAGGCGAAACAATCCATAATATGGTTGGCGATGTTACTCCTGAACAACTCTATGACGCCCTGCTTGCAGCAGACCTGCTTGGGAGACAATACCTCGCCCTGTAG
- the pflB gene encoding formate C-acetyltransferase, whose protein sequence is MSATKENGLTKEITIDTRNFIVNTYTPYDGDQSFLTEPTERTKNLWKKLSRYLDIERERGGMYGIDEHTISTITSHKNGYIDQENEVIVGLQTDEPLKRAIMPFGGIRLVQTELEAYGKEFPKDVQQVFDYRKTHNDGVFDAYTDAMKQVRHTGIITGLPDAYGRGRIIGDYRRVALYGTEALLEAKKQAKTNCVSDSMDSDTIRDREELSEQIRSIKELTAMAASYGFDISKPALDTKQAIQWLYFGYLAAIKEQNGAAMSLGRVSTFLDIYAEKDLAAGTYSESEIQEMVDHFIMKLRIVRFLRTPAYDELFSGDPTWVTESLGGMCLDGRHMVTKMSYRFLHSLTNLGPAPEPNLTVLWSERLPSTFKNYCAKLSIETSSIQYENDDLMSATYGDDYGIACCVSAMRIGKQMQFFGARVNLAKALLYAINGGKDEKSGEQVGPELASMSGEYLDFDEVMRKFEVTTEWLAKLYIDTLNVIHYMHDKYSYERIEMALHDENIVRTMAGGIAGLSVVADSLSAIKYAKVKPVYDERNIAVDFIIEGDFPKYGNDNPLVDEIAVKLVKDFITKMRKHHTYRKSIPTLSVLTITSNVVYGKKTGSTPDGRHKGEPFAPGANPMHGRDANGCVASMKSVAKIPYDYAQDGISYTFSVIPGTLGKTEEQQIENLSALLDGYFHEQGHHINVNVFDKSTLLDAMERPELYPQLTIRVSGYAVNFIKLTREQQLDVINRTFHDHL, encoded by the coding sequence ATGAGTGCTACCAAAGAAAACGGACTTACAAAAGAAATTACCATCGATACACGCAATTTCATCGTGAATACCTATACCCCCTATGACGGGGACCAGTCCTTTCTCACCGAACCTACAGAAAGGACGAAAAACCTGTGGAAAAAGCTTTCACGCTATCTCGACATCGAACGGGAACGGGGAGGAATGTACGGCATCGATGAACATACCATTTCAACCATCACCAGCCATAAGAACGGCTATATTGACCAGGAAAACGAGGTAATCGTCGGCTTACAGACCGATGAGCCACTGAAGCGCGCAATCATGCCTTTCGGTGGAATTCGGCTGGTACAGACAGAGCTTGAAGCCTACGGCAAAGAGTTCCCCAAAGACGTACAGCAGGTATTCGATTACCGCAAGACCCACAATGACGGGGTTTTCGATGCCTATACCGACGCCATGAAGCAGGTCCGCCATACCGGAATCATTACAGGTCTTCCCGATGCCTATGGCAGGGGCAGGATCATCGGGGACTACCGCAGGGTAGCTCTCTATGGGACCGAGGCTTTGCTCGAGGCGAAAAAACAAGCAAAGACCAACTGCGTTAGCGATAGTATGGACAGCGATACCATCCGCGACAGGGAAGAACTGAGCGAACAGATTCGCTCAATCAAAGAACTTACTGCGATGGCAGCCTCCTACGGCTTTGACATTTCAAAACCTGCCCTCGATACGAAACAGGCAATCCAGTGGCTGTATTTTGGGTACCTTGCCGCGATAAAGGAACAGAACGGGGCGGCAATGAGCCTTGGCAGAGTCTCCACTTTCCTGGATATCTATGCAGAGAAAGACCTTGCAGCTGGCACCTATAGCGAATCAGAAATCCAGGAAATGGTAGACCACTTTATCATGAAGCTGAGAATAGTACGGTTTTTGAGAACCCCTGCCTATGACGAGCTGTTCAGTGGCGACCCAACCTGGGTAACCGAGTCCCTCGGGGGAATGTGCCTCGATGGCAGGCATATGGTAACGAAAATGAGCTACCGGTTCCTCCATAGCCTCACCAATCTGGGACCCGCTCCTGAACCAAACCTTACGGTCCTCTGGAGCGAAAGGCTTCCCTCTACGTTCAAAAACTACTGTGCAAAGCTTTCCATTGAAACCTCCTCGATCCAATACGAGAACGATGATCTGATGAGTGCCACCTATGGCGATGACTATGGCATTGCCTGTTGTGTTTCTGCCATGCGCATTGGAAAGCAGATGCAGTTCTTCGGGGCGCGGGTCAACCTGGCAAAAGCCCTGCTGTATGCGATCAACGGCGGCAAGGATGAAAAGAGCGGGGAGCAGGTAGGGCCTGAGCTTGCCTCGATGTCTGGTGAATACCTCGACTTCGACGAAGTAATGAGAAAATTCGAAGTGACTACCGAATGGCTGGCAAAACTCTATATCGACACGCTCAATGTCATCCACTATATGCACGACAAATATAGTTATGAACGCATCGAGATGGCGTTGCATGACGAAAACATTGTCAGGACCATGGCCGGGGGTATCGCAGGGTTGAGCGTGGTAGCAGACAGCCTGTCAGCTATCAAGTATGCAAAAGTGAAGCCAGTCTATGATGAGCGGAACATTGCCGTCGATTTCATCATCGAAGGTGATTTCCCAAAATACGGGAATGACAACCCGCTCGTTGATGAAATCGCAGTCAAACTGGTCAAGGATTTCATCACGAAGATGCGCAAACACCATACGTACCGCAAAAGCATCCCTACCCTCTCGGTCCTTACCATTACCTCAAATGTAGTGTACGGCAAGAAGACGGGATCTACCCCGGACGGAAGGCATAAGGGAGAGCCTTTTGCCCCAGGGGCCAACCCGATGCATGGTCGCGATGCGAATGGCTGTGTGGCAAGTATGAAAAGTGTGGCAAAGATTCCCTATGACTATGCCCAGGACGGTATCTCCTACACGTTCAGTGTAATCCCGGGGACACTGGGCAAAACAGAAGAACAACAGATAGAGAATCTTTCCGCTCTGCTTGATGGGTACTTCCATGAGCAAGGACACCACATAAACGTGAATGTCTTCGATAAGAGCACCTTGCTCGATGCCATGGAACGCCCTGAGCTCTATCCCCAGTTGACTATCAGAGTCAGCGGCTATGCAGTCAATTTCATCAAGCTCACCCGTGAACAACAACTTGATGTCATCAACAGAACCTTTCACGACCACCTATAA
- a CDS encoding CBS domain-containing protein: MANVQSILDQKGSKVFSIKPDDTLSHALLQLTEHKIGALLVLDERGAIKGILSERDIVKHFSRKTEHLNTAAIKISEVMTKGVTYVKPHQSLEDCLQLMTAGRFRHLPVMEDDKVVGMISIGDVVKAALEERDFQIDQLEHFITNPY; this comes from the coding sequence ATGGCAAATGTACAATCGATTCTTGACCAGAAGGGAAGTAAAGTTTTCAGTATAAAACCCGATGACACACTATCTCATGCACTTTTGCAATTGACCGAACACAAAATCGGTGCCCTGCTCGTGCTTGATGAAAGGGGAGCAATCAAGGGAATTCTGTCTGAACGCGATATTGTCAAACATTTTTCCAGGAAGACCGAACATCTAAATACGGCGGCCATTAAAATTTCCGAGGTCATGACAAAAGGGGTAACCTATGTGAAGCCGCACCAGAGTCTGGAAGATTGCCTTCAGCTCATGACTGCCGGAAGGTTTCGCCACCTTCCCGTCATGGAAGACGACAAGGTCGTAGGCATGATTTCCATCGGCGATGTGGTCAAGGCAGCCCTCGAGGAAAGGGATTTCCAGATAGATCAACTGGAACACTTTATTACCAACCCCTATTAA
- a CDS encoding Crp/Fnr family transcriptional regulator, which yields MDTDTTIQCKICKNEMCLGKVPLFVSLSHDAIQTLTEEMTHRTYQKGEHLANEGDEPLGFTVIREGSAKAFRTSADGREQILYIFPKNDYFGARFLFTEEKVPYSVEALEDCKVCILSKERFKKLLAEQSTIAMQIIGAMANRMSRLETVMQSMGGRNAELRIASMLLEFKDTYGKDDSEGVVITLPLSREGLANYLGLARETLSRKMVQLEEAGLIENLGPRTVRLVDLDGLQELSVLTD from the coding sequence ATGGATACTGATACGACAATCCAGTGCAAGATTTGCAAAAATGAAATGTGCCTCGGCAAAGTGCCCCTTTTTGTGTCACTCAGTCACGACGCCATACAGACTTTGACAGAGGAAATGACCCATAGGACGTATCAGAAGGGCGAGCACCTTGCAAACGAGGGTGACGAACCGCTTGGGTTCACCGTTATCAGGGAGGGGAGTGCCAAGGCCTTCAGGACATCTGCTGATGGAAGGGAGCAAATCCTGTATATCTTCCCGAAAAACGACTATTTTGGGGCAAGATTTTTGTTTACCGAGGAGAAAGTCCCCTATTCGGTGGAGGCCCTGGAGGATTGCAAGGTATGCATTCTTTCCAAGGAACGGTTCAAGAAATTATTGGCAGAGCAAAGCACCATCGCGATGCAGATCATTGGGGCAATGGCAAACAGGATGAGTCGGCTCGAAACCGTGATGCAGAGCATGGGTGGGCGAAATGCCGAGTTGAGAATAGCCTCGATGCTTCTTGAGTTCAAGGATACCTATGGAAAAGATGATTCTGAAGGGGTTGTCATTACCCTTCCGCTCAGCAGGGAAGGCCTGGCCAATTATTTGGGCCTTGCCCGGGAAACGCTGAGCAGGAAGATGGTCCAGCTGGAAGAAGCGGGGCTTATCGAGAACCTTGGGCCAAGGACGGTTAGGCTTGTCGACCTCGATGGACTGCAGGAGCTCTCGGTACTTACCGATTGA
- a CDS encoding lipocalin family protein, which yields MERRKTLMILATVLLVSTVSCTTANGGYEPLKTVPSLSIPQYMGRWYEIARYDHGFEKNLVGAVADYTLRIDGKVSVVNSAFKKTLDGKYTQVKAVAQRPDDMAPGRLKVKFFGLFSADYLVFALDGEAYQWALVGDDSRRYLWFLSRKPEISDQLLDTMKHLATEAGYDVSLLYYVPQKERD from the coding sequence ATGGAAAGAAGGAAAACCTTGATGATCCTTGCCACAGTCTTGTTGGTGTCGACTGTTTCCTGCACTACAGCCAATGGAGGTTATGAACCCTTGAAGACAGTCCCCAGCCTTTCGATCCCCCAATATATGGGAAGGTGGTATGAGATAGCACGGTATGACCATGGCTTTGAGAAAAACCTGGTAGGCGCCGTTGCCGATTACACCCTCCGAATCGATGGGAAGGTAAGTGTAGTGAACAGCGCTTTCAAAAAAACCCTCGATGGGAAGTATACCCAGGTCAAAGCCGTTGCCCAAAGGCCTGATGATATGGCTCCCGGAAGGTTGAAGGTAAAATTCTTCGGCCTTTTCAGCGCAGACTACCTGGTGTTTGCCTTGGATGGGGAAGCCTATCAGTGGGCTTTGGTCGGGGATGATTCGCGACGATATCTCTGGTTTTTAAGCAGAAAACCTGAAATCTCAGACCAGTTGCTTGATACAATGAAACATCTTGCCACTGAAGCTGGCTATGATGTCTCCCTTCTGTACTATGTACCCCAGAAGGAAAGGGATTAA
- a CDS encoding permease: MNSILYIVTALLLGLSFFKDKQKTKKALKKAWKSFENILPQFLVVVLFVSLLLSVMNPQTILKIIGSESGWWGVILSAIVGSLTLIPGFVAFPTAAMLLQGGAGYMQIAAFVSTLMMVGIVTLPVEIRYFGKRLAIYRNTLAFAFSFLVAYLIGYVEALV, encoded by the coding sequence ATGAACAGTATCCTCTATATCGTGACAGCCTTGTTGCTTGGCCTTTCCTTTTTCAAAGACAAGCAAAAAACAAAAAAGGCCTTGAAAAAAGCCTGGAAATCCTTTGAAAACATTCTTCCCCAGTTTCTGGTGGTCGTACTTTTTGTCAGCCTGTTGCTCTCTGTCATGAATCCCCAGACAATCTTAAAAATCATCGGTTCAGAGTCAGGGTGGTGGGGAGTAATCCTCTCTGCCATTGTAGGTTCACTCACCCTCATCCCGGGTTTTGTGGCCTTCCCTACCGCTGCAATGTTGTTGCAAGGAGGGGCCGGGTATATGCAGATCGCCGCCTTCGTATCGACGCTCATGATGGTCGGCATCGTAACCCTTCCTGTTGAGATCCGGTATTTCGGGAAGCGTCTGGCAATCTACAGGAACACCCTGGCCTTTGCTTTCTCGTTTCTGGTTGCCTACCTCATAGGCTATGTGGAGGCCTTGGTATGA
- the arsB gene encoding ACR3 family arsenite efflux transporter, with product MEKNEKAKAGTAKSGIGFFERFLSVWVLLCMTAGVMIGVFVPQIPSFLGRFEYENVSMPIAILIWLMIYPMMLKVDFSSVKKVGENPKGLVITWVVNWLVKPFTMYAIAYFFFFVVFRNLIGAELARQYLAGAVLLGAAPCTAMVFVWSYLTKGNAAYTLVQVATNDLIILVAFVPIVGLLLGISGIAIPWATLFLSVVLFVVIPLLAGWLTRSYVTRRHGLAYFENTFIPKFSNITVAGLLLTLVIIFSFQGQTIIDNPLHILLIALPLILQTFLIFIIAYNWAKVWKLPHAVAAPAALIGASNFFELAVAVAISVFGVNSGAAVATVVGVLVEVPVMLTLVRIANKTKNRFPA from the coding sequence ATGGAAAAAAACGAAAAAGCGAAAGCCGGTACTGCAAAAAGTGGGATAGGGTTCTTTGAACGGTTCCTCTCCGTCTGGGTTCTGCTATGCATGACTGCAGGTGTCATGATCGGGGTGTTTGTCCCCCAGATTCCCTCTTTCCTTGGTCGGTTCGAATATGAAAATGTTTCGATGCCAATTGCAATTCTCATTTGGCTTATGATTTACCCTATGATGCTCAAAGTCGATTTTTCCAGTGTAAAGAAAGTAGGGGAAAATCCCAAAGGATTGGTGATCACCTGGGTAGTAAACTGGCTGGTTAAACCGTTTACGATGTATGCGATTGCCTATTTCTTCTTCTTTGTAGTGTTTCGGAATTTGATAGGTGCCGAGCTTGCCAGGCAATATCTTGCCGGTGCTGTACTGCTCGGTGCCGCACCCTGTACTGCCATGGTGTTCGTATGGAGTTACCTTACCAAGGGGAATGCCGCCTATACGCTTGTCCAGGTTGCTACCAATGACCTTATTATACTGGTTGCCTTTGTCCCGATAGTGGGTTTGTTACTCGGTATCAGCGGGATTGCAATCCCCTGGGCAACCCTATTTTTGTCAGTCGTGCTGTTTGTGGTTATTCCCCTTCTTGCCGGTTGGCTAACGCGAAGCTATGTTACCCGGCGCCACGGTCTGGCCTATTTTGAAAATACGTTTATCCCTAAATTCAGCAACATCACCGTCGCTGGGCTTTTGCTTACCTTGGTGATTATCTTTTCCTTCCAGGGACAGACTATCATTGATAATCCTTTGCATATCCTCCTTATTGCGCTTCCCCTGATACTGCAGACCTTTCTGATTTTTATCATCGCCTACAACTGGGCAAAGGTTTGGAAACTTCCCCATGCTGTAGCAGCCCCCGCTGCGTTGATTGGGGCTTCGAATTTCTTTGAACTGGCAGTGGCAGTCGCAATTTCAGTATTTGGAGTCAATTCTGGCGCAGCGGTAGCTACCGTGGTTGGGGTATTGGTCGAAGTCCCCGTTATGCTCACCCTCGTGAGAATTGCAAACAAGACAAAAAACCGTTTTCCTGCATAA